The following coding sequences lie in one Rhodohalobacter barkolensis genomic window:
- the dnaB gene encoding replicative DNA helicase has product MPNQNGSNYQNSKQNSSAPHDGGRVPPQAVEIEEAVLGAMLIEHEAATIALQLLKPDDFYKPAHKNIFETLFDLYERDNPLDLITVENELRDNGLLDTVGGPGYLADLTRSVSSAASVDYHAQIISEKAVKRNLILNCNEIIKAAYDSTTDAYEVLDHAEQSIFDIANTKSRANATKIGDVLKDTLAHLEDLRGKPAGVTGVPTGLDVDNYTSGWQKGDLVIIAARPSMGKTAFTLTCARNAALHPDENLQANVALFSLEMSSQQLVQRFLTMEARIDAQAARTGRLKDEDFKRLIDAASRLFTANIFIDDTPSLSVMEMRTKCRRLKSEHDIGLIVVDYLQLMTATSKDVGNREQEIATISRGLKALAKELDVPVIALSQLSRQVEQRGGDKRPQLSDLRESGSIEQDADVVCFLYRPEYYGITTTAEGESTNGLAELIIGKQRNGPVGSTRMFFVKEYARFEKLTRVESNPFGDSDDQGALPPSNDAGGDSGGAPPPFSPGGDDEAPF; this is encoded by the coding sequence ATGCCCAATCAGAACGGCTCAAACTATCAAAACAGTAAACAGAATTCATCAGCTCCACATGATGGCGGCAGAGTACCCCCGCAGGCTGTAGAGATTGAAGAAGCTGTTTTGGGAGCCATGCTGATTGAACACGAGGCGGCGACTATCGCCCTTCAACTTCTGAAACCTGACGATTTCTACAAGCCGGCTCATAAAAATATTTTTGAAACTCTTTTTGATCTATACGAGAGAGATAATCCTCTGGATCTGATCACTGTAGAAAATGAACTTCGGGATAACGGGCTACTCGATACAGTTGGAGGTCCCGGTTATCTGGCTGATCTGACCAGATCCGTCAGTTCAGCAGCAAGCGTAGACTATCACGCTCAGATTATCTCTGAAAAAGCTGTTAAACGAAACCTGATTCTAAACTGCAATGAGATTATCAAAGCAGCATACGATTCCACCACCGATGCGTATGAAGTGCTGGACCATGCAGAGCAGAGCATTTTTGATATAGCGAATACCAAAAGCCGCGCTAATGCCACCAAAATTGGGGATGTGCTGAAAGACACGCTCGCTCATCTTGAGGACCTCAGAGGTAAACCTGCGGGAGTTACAGGTGTGCCCACAGGTTTGGATGTAGACAATTATACATCGGGCTGGCAAAAAGGAGATCTCGTTATAATCGCAGCGCGCCCCTCCATGGGTAAAACTGCATTCACTTTGACCTGTGCCCGTAATGCGGCGCTCCATCCTGATGAAAATTTACAGGCAAATGTGGCACTGTTTAGCCTTGAGATGTCATCTCAACAGCTAGTTCAACGTTTTCTAACCATGGAAGCCCGGATTGATGCACAAGCGGCCCGAACCGGACGATTGAAAGATGAAGATTTTAAACGCCTGATTGATGCGGCCAGCCGCCTTTTCACAGCAAACATTTTTATTGACGACACTCCAAGTCTGAGTGTGATGGAGATGCGAACCAAATGCCGGCGTTTGAAAAGTGAGCACGATATCGGCTTAATTGTCGTCGATTACCTTCAGCTGATGACTGCTACATCAAAAGATGTGGGAAACCGGGAGCAGGAAATTGCTACTATATCCCGTGGATTGAAAGCTTTGGCCAAGGAATTGGACGTGCCGGTTATTGCACTTTCACAGCTTAGCCGTCAGGTTGAACAAAGAGGCGGTGATAAACGTCCTCAACTGAGTGACCTTCGTGAATCCGGTTCTATTGAGCAGGATGCCGATGTGGTTTGCTTTCTCTATCGACCTGAATATTACGGCATTACGACAACAGCAGAAGGTGAATCTACAAATGGCCTGGCTGAACTGATTATCGGAAAGCAGCGTAACGGACCCGTTGGTTCTACCCGGATGTTCTTTGTGAAGGAATACGCCCGGTTCGAAAAACTGACACGGGTAGAAAGTAATCCGTTTGGTGACTCAGATGACCAGGGAGCGTTGCCCCCTTCCAATGATGCCGGCGGTGATTCAGGCGGAGCACCTCCGCCATTCAGTCCAGGTGGAGATGACGAGGCGCCTTTCTAA
- a CDS encoding uracil-DNA glycosylase gives MSNSDQISIDDIINYLKAEREVYGPFSVSKRDFDRPDQTAETATIQEDEKTEVQPEAETKPLTLSDRLAACSTLDELKQLCSTADELRTDLKNTNLVFGVGNPNADLMLIGEAPGEQEDKQGEPFVGAAGQLLNKILAAINFSRDDIYIANILKHRPPGNRNPTDEECKRSMPFLKRQIELVKPKIILCLGKISGQTMLNSDGTLKSMRGKFHSFKDYELTVTYHPAALLRNQQWKRPTWEDVQMVRKRYDELGGKP, from the coding sequence ATGAGTAATTCTGACCAAATATCTATTGATGACATCATCAACTATTTAAAAGCTGAGCGGGAAGTTTATGGTCCTTTTTCAGTATCAAAACGGGATTTTGATAGACCTGATCAAACAGCTGAGACAGCAACTATTCAAGAAGATGAAAAAACAGAGGTTCAACCTGAAGCTGAGACGAAGCCATTAACCCTTTCTGACAGACTCGCGGCCTGTTCAACATTGGATGAGTTAAAACAACTCTGTTCTACAGCCGATGAACTTAGAACCGACCTTAAAAATACCAACCTGGTTTTCGGTGTTGGCAATCCAAATGCAGATCTGATGCTGATCGGTGAGGCGCCGGGTGAACAAGAGGATAAACAGGGAGAACCCTTTGTAGGTGCGGCCGGACAACTTTTGAATAAAATACTGGCTGCCATCAATTTTTCGCGTGATGACATCTACATTGCAAATATTTTAAAACATCGTCCACCGGGTAATCGAAATCCAACCGATGAAGAGTGTAAACGAAGTATGCCTTTCCTGAAAAGACAGATTGAACTGGTTAAACCAAAAATCATTCTGTGCCTTGGTAAAATTTCAGGTCAAACTATGCTGAACAGTGACGGAACTCTGAAAAGCATGCGTGGAAAGTTTCACTCATTTAAAGATTATGAATTGACTGTAACCTATCATCCGGCAGCTCTTCTGCGAAACCAACAGTGGAAACGCCCCACATGGGAAGATGTTCAGATGGTAAGAAAACGGTATGATGAACTCGGTGGGAAACCTTGA
- a CDS encoding M20/M25/M40 family metallo-hydrolase, which translates to MKNYLLLSFLFIFTVPQFIDAQSISETSVDIEIVDQIIEEGIERSQVMEIASWLTDVYGPRLTNSPQMRNANEYTKTALEEMGLENAYLHQWGPFGKGWELNRFAMHANSPHSYFPVTAYPKAWSPGHEGPVEGEVLFLNVESVEELEQYRGELGDKFVMLDLPQESEPSWDPIATRISDERLLELANASEAVREQQENQREPNPEAAQRAELQYEIMKFLWEEKPLAILDYGYRGWYGQIAVGAASIPSAPGTPWGERPRVWDENVSDVVPQISLMREHYGRIFRMLEKDVPVEIELDMQVSFYDDDLYGYNTIAEIPGTDPDLKDEVVMLGAHLDSWHASTGAADNASGSAVMMEAVRILKELGVEPRRTIRIALWDGEEQGLNGSLEYVSDHFASAEGSWNQAEGIEEKEDYDNFSAYYNFDNGTGQIRGVYLQQNEDLRHLFKTWLKPFEEWSANTVTYNNTGSTDHIAFERVGLPGFQFIQDPIEYFTMTHHSNMDYYERLVEQDLQRSAVIIATFVYHTAMLDEKLPRK; encoded by the coding sequence ATGAAAAATTATCTGCTACTGTCTTTTCTTTTCATTTTTACTGTACCGCAGTTCATTGATGCACAATCAATCTCTGAGACAAGTGTAGACATTGAAATTGTTGACCAAATTATTGAGGAAGGCATTGAGCGTTCCCAGGTAATGGAAATTGCCAGCTGGCTGACCGATGTTTACGGCCCCAGGCTTACCAACTCTCCACAAATGAGAAATGCGAACGAATATACAAAAACCGCCCTTGAAGAGATGGGCCTCGAGAATGCATATCTCCACCAATGGGGTCCCTTTGGCAAAGGATGGGAATTGAATCGTTTTGCCATGCATGCGAACTCTCCTCACAGTTACTTTCCGGTTACAGCTTATCCAAAAGCGTGGTCGCCGGGACACGAAGGACCCGTGGAGGGTGAAGTGCTTTTTCTAAATGTAGAAAGCGTTGAGGAGCTTGAACAATACAGAGGGGAGCTTGGAGATAAATTTGTGATGCTGGATCTTCCTCAGGAGTCTGAACCCAGCTGGGATCCTATCGCTACACGAATCAGTGATGAAAGACTATTAGAGCTGGCCAATGCATCTGAAGCCGTTCGTGAGCAACAGGAGAATCAGCGCGAGCCAAATCCGGAAGCTGCTCAGCGGGCAGAACTACAGTACGAGATCATGAAATTTTTATGGGAGGAGAAACCACTCGCAATCCTCGATTACGGCTATCGCGGCTGGTACGGACAAATAGCTGTAGGTGCTGCATCCATACCGTCAGCCCCCGGAACACCATGGGGAGAACGCCCCAGAGTTTGGGATGAGAACGTATCAGATGTTGTGCCTCAAATTTCCCTGATGCGAGAGCACTACGGGCGTATCTTCAGAATGCTGGAAAAAGATGTGCCGGTAGAAATTGAGCTCGATATGCAAGTAAGCTTCTATGATGATGACCTATACGGTTATAATACGATAGCCGAAATTCCCGGTACGGATCCTGATCTTAAGGATGAAGTGGTTATGCTGGGAGCACACCTCGATTCGTGGCATGCATCTACCGGAGCGGCCGATAACGCATCCGGGTCTGCCGTAATGATGGAAGCCGTTCGAATCTTAAAAGAACTGGGTGTAGAACCACGCAGAACCATTCGGATTGCCCTCTGGGATGGTGAAGAACAGGGACTGAACGGATCCCTGGAATATGTATCAGATCACTTTGCTTCGGCAGAAGGTTCGTGGAATCAGGCAGAAGGGATAGAAGAAAAAGAGGATTACGATAACTTCTCTGCCTATTACAATTTTGATAATGGAACCGGTCAAATACGCGGTGTATACCTTCAGCAGAATGAAGATTTAAGACATCTGTTCAAAACCTGGCTGAAACCGTTTGAAGAGTGGAGTGCCAACACAGTTACCTACAACAACACAGGCTCAACCGACCACATTGCGTTTGAAAGAGTTGGACTCCCCGGATTCCAGTTTATTCAGGACCCAATTGAGTACTTCACCATGACGCACCATTCGAATATGGATTACTACGAACGATTGGTTGAACAAGATCTGCAGCGTTCTGCAGTAATTATTGCAACTTTTGTTTATCATACAGCCATGTTGGATGAAAAGCTTCCACGTAAATAG